From Larus michahellis chromosome 8, bLarMic1.1, whole genome shotgun sequence, one genomic window encodes:
- the STIL gene encoding SCL-interrupting locus protein codes for MDPLLPGSDLRFVSERMVPFSFPLAKCALWDPVPMGDVIGSHITYYRNPKLSMMEKTLRLAYRHAKQNEKKLLSCFLLGTLAVDEAGEGIMLTIDRFDPGREVAGGSGKIPTASLPGDFLIPCTVSTWGPSSDNIIVHSAEDISLAFKGLQHSLCSKESLDLSKLLTVRAHIVFTENLDNLHFNFYWASITAANILEYTPVKSVPIIPTALARNLNSPMNIAQVQGTYKCGYLTMDQTRKLLLLLESDPKAYTLPLVGVWLSGVTHICSPQVWACCLRYLFSSSIQERVFSESGSFLIVLYSLTHKEPEFYECVPCSGQTELGFQILTCNETVHLFKNVEPSDKNPIHFELSAENQNAETEFFSRVCKTLPMRSPSQGCSPRKLSASDHDSGVEEEDLSPRPIPSPHPVSQQVTRIFPSVPELSLVLDGSFIESGQSSTPMGTSNAKSLPSALHQPNKKKGCLGSTYYPTQHSEDKQNFSANMGDPSLRQLPNHLNQKIPTSRPSRGKQAQLQQQLHCKKLCPQSRKSSGSSSPSTPCGGPSPDTSVHHPRKPPERLGLNPDGVAQQGEHPIRRTSIPISKQLPAVTQPVLYTSAFSPQSCRRPPELQMPVQVPPCCPASACNCQFPASLQYNPINSWQGIGKMSPKHGVEIQSEMVQHNLCAVLHQNIVCPNICCNPGYTTSSPINVRCHGKMGNSCLDNSLSPGIRLPSSASPSSPQFCAAHSPCLHVPTSKAGSDNGMMGLSPDAYRVLTEQDRQLKLLQAQIQRLLEAQARQACSSEAAAASHALQPEKQGEVVSMETQPLLGSHSRKSVSIAVSTGASLFWNTTSEKQDDSIPQGKKEDEEISKEDISISINAEQDASNTSIASSLKVVDMPSFVDSIHLVEEGTNQNTLQNGNVSQALVRGSSLEESISVSLQKEPTEGASNHVAVTSEQSSEPPASLLPRHPSEDQKLYQDLLGQVNHLLKSSEEQDPLPVKSGIVNGDGPKYQDVDRTETASETDTGVVDKESVISATLKQLRSLGVTIDSPGKKKKNTHKVENASILACINPEAVVPGLNYMSFANVSMCGLTPNVVDLSMEANAIALKYLSENQLSRLSLSRSGQNPPADFCLQDLLHTNTDKSMVGLSLISPNNMSFATKKYMKRYGLIQGNDSSEDEEELQVQDGNSGIVKNERVLDKNCTPVLDGFNHWTELSKRIDGRLPVHLKSHSRELTTNASPTELNSPVLRNITNESFPPRADQADDNSVQILKELKSKPKLLPGRVEFTEQPGRKDEGDIQVFPGNLHTPALERLNQSNSMNSVGTILDVKQLRQLPKLF; via the exons ATGGACCCCCTTCTGCCCGGCTCGGATCTGAG ATTTGTTTCTGAAAGGATGGTCCCTTTCAGTTTCCCTCTGGCGAAGTGCGCGCTTTGGGACCCAGTCCCTATGGGTGATGTCATTGGCTCACACATCACCTATTACAG AAACCCAAAGTTATCTATGATGGAGAAAACCTTGCGACTTGCCTATCGCCATGCTaagcagaatgaaaagaaattattatccTGTTTTTTACTTGGAACTCTTGCGGTAGATGAAG ctgggGAAGGCATAATGCTAACAATAGACCGCTTTGATCCTGGTCGAGAAGTTGCTGGTGGATCGGGCAAAATTCCAACTGCGTCTCTTCCTGGAGACTTTTTGATTCCATGTACAGTTAGTACCTGGGGACCTTCTTCAGATAATATTATAGTGCACAGTGCTGAAGATATCAGCTTGGCTTTCAAG GGTCTGCAGCACAGTCTGTGCAGTAAAGAATCACTGGATCTTTCTAAACTGCTCACTGTTAGAGCTCACattgttttcacagaaaacctGGATAatctacattttaatttttactggGCTTCTATTACCGCAGCAAATATCTTGGAATACACCCCCGTGAAGTCTGTCCCGATTATTCCCACGGCCCTAGCAAGAAATTTGAATAGCCCTATGAATATTGCACAAGTTCAAGGAACTTATAAATGTGG cTACCTTACTATGGACCAGACACGaaaattgcttttgctgcttgAGTCTGATCCCAAGGCTTATACTTTGCCATTAGTTGGAGT TTGGCTGAGTGGAGTTACTCATATCTGTAGTCCTCAAGTCTGGGCCTGTTGCTTGCGATATTTATTCAGTTCTTCAATTCAAGAAAG gGTTTTTTCGGAATCTGGGAGTTTTCTTATTGTGCTTTATTCATTGACACACAAGGAGCCAGAATTTTATGAGTGCGTTCCATGCAGTGGACAGACTGAACTAGGGTTTCAGATATTAACTTGCAATGAAACAGTACACCTCTTCAAA AATGTCGAACCTTCAGACAAGAACCCTATCCACTTTGAGTTGAGtgcagaaaaccaaaatgcagaAACTGAGTTCTTCAGCAGAGTTTGCAAGACGCTTCCTATGAGAAG TCCTTCCCAAGGCTGCTCACCCAGGAAGTTGTCAGCAAGTGATCACGACTCTGGTGTAGAAGAGGAAGATTTATCCCCCAGACCAATTCCAAGTCCTCACCCAGTGAGTCAACAG GTTACCAGGATCTTTCCTTCAGTTCCTGAACTGTCACTTGTTTTGGATGGGAGTTTCATAGAATCAGGACAATCATCTACACCTATGGGGACTTCAAATGCTAAAAGCCTACCCTCAGCGCTACATCAGCCTAATAAAAAGAAAGGGTGCTTGGGATCTACGTATTACCCCACCCAGCACTCTGAAGACAAGCAAAACTTTTCTGCTAATATGGGAGATCCCTCTTTGAGGCAATTACCGAACCATTTAAACCAGAAAATTCCAACTTCAAGGCCTTCCAGAGGAAAGCAAGCTCAACTACAGCAACAGTTGCACTGTAAGAAACTGTGCCCTCAATCAAGAAAAAGTTCTGGATCTTCTTCTCCTTCAACCCCCTGTGGTGGGCCTTCCCCGGATACATCTGTGCATCATCCCAGAAAGCCACCAGAAAGACTTGGATTAAATCCCGATGGAGTGGCACAGCAGGGGGAGCATCCAATTAGAAGAACATCGATACCCATTTCCAAGCAGCTTCCTGCTGTTACGCAGCCAGTCCTCTACACCTCTGCTTTTTCACCACAGAGCTGCAGAAGACCACCAGAACTGCAGATGCCGGTTCAAGTGCCACCTTGCTGTCCAGCCAGTGCATGCAACTGTCAGTTTCCTGCTTCCCTCCAATACAATCCAATAAACTCGTGGCAAGGAATTGGTAAAATGAGCCCCAAACATGGAGTGGAAATCCAATCAGAGATGGTTCAACACAATCTGTGTGCCGTGCTCCATCAAAATATCGTTTGTCCAAATATTTGCTGCAATCCAGGATATACCACAAGCAGCCCTATAAATGTGAGATGTCATGGGAAAATGGGGAACTCTTGTCTTGACAATAGCTTATCGCCTGGAATAAGGCTGCCTTCAAGTGCAAGCCCCTCTAGTCCGCAGTTTTGTGCAGCCCACTCACCGTGCTTGCATGTGCCTACTTCTAAAGCAGGATCAGATAATGGAATGATGGGATTATCTCCAGATGCATACCGGGTTCTTACAGAACAAGATAGACAACTCAAATTACTTCAAGCTCAG ATCCAACGCTTATTGGAAGCACAGGCTCGTCAGGCTTGTTCCTCTGAAGCAGCTGCAGCTAGCCATGCTCTGCAGCCAGAAAAGCAAGGGGAGGTTGTTTCTATGGAAACACAGCCCTTGCTGGGTTCTCACTCAAGGAAAAGTGTGAGCATTGCTGTGAGCACAg GTGCTAGCTTATTTTGGAATACAACCTCGGAAAAACAAGATGACTCCATAccacaagggaaaaaagaggatgaaGAGATTTCTAAGGAAGACATAAGTATTTCAATTAATGCTGAACAAGATGCAAGTAATACAAGCATTGCTTCTTCCTTAAAGGTGGTTGACATGCCCAGCTTTGTAGACAGTATTCATCTTGTGGAAGAAGGAACTAATCAGAACACTCTCCA aaatggaaacgTTTCCCAAGCACTTGTTCGTGGTTCATCCTTGGAAGAAAGTATTAGTGTGTCTTTACAGAAAGAACCAACAGAGGGAGCCAGCAACCATGTGGCGGTAACAAGTGAGCAAAGCTCGGAGCCACCCGCTTCGTTGCTGCCTCGACATCCGTCAGAGGATCAGAAGCTTTACCAGGACTTACTG GGCCAAGTAAACCACCTCTTAAAGTCCTCAGAAGAGCAAGATCCCTTGCCTGTAAAATCAGGAATTGTTAATGGCGATGGCCCTAAGTATCAGGATGTTGATAGAACAGAAACGGCTTCAGAGACTGACACGGGAGTGGTGGATAAAGAGAGTGTGATTAGTGCTACGCTCAAACAACTGAGGAGTCTTGGAGTGACAATTGACTCGCctggcaaaaagaagaaaaatacacacaaagtGGAGAATGCCAG cattttagcGTGCATAAATCCTGAAGCAGTGGTTCCTGGACTAAATTATATGTCGTTTGCCAATGTCAGCATGTGTGGCTTAACTCCTAATGTTGTTGATCTGAGCATGGAAGCAAACGCTATAGCACTCAAGTATCTCAGTGAAAATCAGTTATCCCGACTTTCTCTCAGCCGTTCCGGCCAAAATCCTCCTGCAGATTTCTGTTTGCAAGACCTGTTGCATACAAATACGGACAAGAGCATGGTGGGTCTTAGCTTAATTTCACCAAACAATATGTCTTTTGCAACCAAGAAGTACATGAAGCGGTATGGGCTGATTCAGGGCAATGACAGTAGCGAAGACGAAGAGGAACTGCAGGTTCAAGATGGCAATTCTGGCATTGTCAAAAATGAAAGAGTGCTGGACAAAAACTGTACCCCTGTGTTGGATGGCTTCAACCACTGGACTGAATTATCCAAAAGAATTGATGGAAGACTTCCTGTTCATCTAAAAAGTCACAGCAGAGAGTTGACTACTAATGCTTCTCCAACAGAATTAAACAGCCCCGTATTAAGAAATATTACAAATGAAAGTTTTCCTCCCAGAGCAGATCAAGCAGATGACAACTCAGTTCAGATTTTAAAGGAGTTAAAATCAAAACCGAAATTGTTACCTGGGAGGGTTGAATTCACTGAACAACCTGGCAGGAAAGACGAAGGAGATATTCAGGTCTTCCCTGGAAATCTGCATACTCCAGCCCTTGAAAGATTAAACCAGTCGAACAGCATGAATTCTGTTGGCACCATTCTTGATGTGAAACAACTCAGGCAGTTGCCAAAGTTGTTCTGA